The following are encoded in a window of Pelecanus crispus isolate bPelCri1 chromosome 6, bPelCri1.pri, whole genome shotgun sequence genomic DNA:
- the LOC142593796 gene encoding inositol 1,4,5-trisphosphate receptor-interacting protein-like 1: MAATKVLAVLLQSIFQLPQMVGDELDEATRERMQQRAERLNAEMTRLLQELEQRSQEPRSIAWGGQLLAALQQWQFWLIAGVLVLLFGLCWWLRKTIHGVDSSSDEESSSSSTEQEEEEEQQEEEEQVEEESEGEDPADEKDLGRIFAKRIQWPVQNLAYRSQVVDELVGDLLCVLQVLLSNSFFPVLQPAIGVGSAFEGWSPRGDDAVYRLLVPLQPPCGHTFHLELGNTGEMQAKDSCVRVELECTCTREQLMENMLCFLHHPKEELRRNQGPSLLSTLCTGSYLDVQKTARWFQSFVRSAWVAVPQSHHYNMEVLPSSRSCKLQLTNASGRTLFIEIMLGVQQGDSDIFLSSQTAEAIFTPSTTWPESYAVAEVKVFRRMARQAPHNSFHLKCLQLCARILAGTGFSTYTLKTAVMHLLTTTPLSGWRRRDFLLRLQDIMRYLRCCLQEKRLDHFFFGNENMPDDIILPPAFQTAEPPNLFQRLAQDPAAHAEALREFDELQDRLVRLLFYGH; the protein is encoded by the coding sequence atggctgccacaaaagtccttgccgtgcttctgcaaagcatcttccagctcccccagatggtcggtgacgagctggatgaggccacgcgcgagcgcatgcagcagcgtgcggagcggctcaacgccgagatgactcgcctgctgcaggagctggagcagaggagccaggagccgcgcagcattgcctggggaggccagctcttggctgccttgcagcagtggcagttctggctgattgccggagtccttgtcctgctcttcgggctctgctggtggctcaggaaaacaatccatGGCgtggacagcagcagcgacgaggagagctccagcagcagcacagagcaggaggaggaagaggagcagcaggaggaagaggagcaggtggaggaagaaagtgaaggagaagatcctgctgatgagaAGGATCTCGGCAGGATTTTTGCAAAGCgcatccagtggccagtgcagaacctggcgtacaggagccaggtggtggACGAGCTGGTGGGCGACCTCCTCTGTGTCTTGCAAgtgctcttgtcaaatagtttcttcccggtGCTGCAACCAGCCATtggggtgggcagtgctttcGAAGGTTGGAGTCcccgtggggatgatgctgtctaccgcctgctcgtgcccctgcagcccccctgtgggcacaccttccacctggagctgggcaacacgggggagatgcaggcaaaggactcctgcGTCCGTGTGGAACTGGAGTGCACCTGCACGAGGGagcagctgatggagaacatgctgtgcttcctccaccaccccaaggaggagctgaggagaaatcagggtcccagcctcctaagcaccctctgcactggctcctacctagatgtgcagaaaactgcccgctGGTTCCAGAGCTTCGTGAGGTCAGCCTGGGTGGCAGTGCCTCAGTCGCATCACTACAATATGgaggtgctgccctccagccgctcctgcaagctgcagctgacgaatgcctccgggagaaccctcttcattgagataatgcttggggtgcagcaaggcgactcggacatcttcctgagcagccagactgcagaggccatcttcaccccaagcacaacgtggccagagagctatgctgtggcagaggtgaaggtcttcaggcGTATggccaggcaggccccgcataacagcttccacctcaaatgcctgcagctctgcgcccgcatcctggcgggcacaggcttttccacctaTACCTTGAAaacagctgtgatgcacctcctgaccaccacacccctgtcaggctggcgcaggagggatttcctgctgcggctgcaggaTATCATGCGCTActtgcgctgctgcctgcaggagaaacgcctcgaccacttcttctttggcaatgagaacatgcccgACGACATCATCTTGCccccagctttccagacggccgagccacccaacctcttccagcgcctggcacaggatccagccgcCCATGCCGAGGCACTGCGTGAGTTCGATGAGCTGCAAGATCGGCTcgtaagactgctgttctacgggcactga